The genomic interval AACTGTCCCCTCCACGAGTCCACCAAGGGtctcttcaacaaggagatgCTCTCTCACATGAAGAAAGGTGCCTGGCTTGTCAACACCGCTCGAGGAGCCATCTGTGTCAAGGAAGACGTTGCtgaggctctcaagaacggCCAGCTGCGAGGCTACGGAGGTGACGTCTGGTTCCCCCAGCCTGCTCCCGCTGACCACCCCTGGAGATCCATGCGAAACAAGTACGGAGCTGGAAACGCCATGACCCCCCATATCTCCGGTACTTGCATCGATGCCCAGGTTCGGTACGCCCAGGGAACCAAGAACATTCTCGACATGTTCTTCTCCGGTAAGCAGGACTACCGACCCCAGGACATCATCTGCATCAACGGTCACTACGGAACCAAGGCCTACGGTGATGACAAGGAGCATGCTAAAAAGTAGGCTGGACGTCGAAATAAACACATTGTTCATCTCTGGGTAGCCCAATAGTAAATAGGTAAGCTGTGATCATTAAGCCAGTTGTTTTTTGTAGGGAGATAGTACATTGTAGAACCCATTATGTTCAATCTACACAACTTCTTACAACGACTTACTAGTAAGCTATATAACGACCGACTACTTTCTATCTCATCCAGTTCCAATTTCATATAACATGCCTGTGTTCGATTGCCTACAAATATCTGTCCACGTTGGTTGTCGTGTCCTCGTTCAAAGCTAAGTATAATCTTTAACTAAACATTCCGCTTCCCAAGTATTTTCAACTAGTTTAAAGTTCAGTCTTATGCCCAATTCGTGTCAGCCTCCAGAATGTGTTTGGGGCAATATTTTCGAAATATGAGTTCACAGATAGGTTTCTCTTGCCGTATacattgtttttttccaaaCCCCAGCTCTCTACGAGGCTCACACCACTCCATTAAGACGCTTCCACCCTCGTGCCCTCCAACCCTATTCTCCCCTAACCCCCATCTGCATGAATTTTTCACCTTCTGGCATaacacacaccacacacccTCAACCCCCAAAATGACTACGACTCGTGTGTGTATCGACTCTTCGGTTGCTCTCAAAATCGTGCGGCACTGCCAGGAAAGCGCGCCTTCCATTGTCGCCGGTCAGCTGCTCGGTTTGGATGTGGATGGCGAGCTTCGAATCTCCCATGCCTTTGCCTTCCCCCAGAATGCCGCTGGAGGCAACCCCAACTCCGACGACGGCCTCAGCTTGCGTCTTAAGGCCGTGGCCAAGTACCAGCCCGAGATGATCGACCATCTGAAGGAGGTCAACGTCGATTCCAACAGCGTCGGCTGGTACCAGAGCACTGTTCTGGGCCGAATCTACAACGCTTCGGTTATTGAGAACCTCGCCGTGTTCCAGGAGAAGAACCCCGACTCTGTCGTTCTTGTGTACGATGTAGCCGGTTCCGAGGTTGTTTCCGACACCGATCCATCTTCCACCGGCCCCCAGGGACataccaccaccaccccctCCGGCTTCAACCTGCGAGCCTTCCGACTGTCTGAGGAGTACCTCAACGTGCGAAAATCCGGCAAGTTCGACACCGCCACCCTCACAGAGAACAATCTAACCTACCACGATGTGCTGGTCGAGCTGCCTGTGGAGATCAAGAACTCCAATCTGGCCACTCTGCTGCTGTACCAGCTGGGCCAGCAGTACCCCAACTCGCCCTTTGCCGagtcctccttctccaacctCAACGTCTCAGTTGACCCCTTCCTTGAGAAGAACATCGAGGCCATCTTCGACTCAGTCGACGACTTCCACTACGACCAGGGTAACTACAATTACTACCAGCGACAAATGACCCGAGAACAGGCCAAGATCACCCAgtggcagcagaagagaaAGGCCGAGAACGCGGCACGAGAAAAGGACGGCCGACCGGCTCTCCCCACAGACGAGTGGAAGCGGCTCTTCAAGCTTCCCACCGAGCCCTCGCGACAGGACAACCTGCTGATTTCCGCGCAGCTCAACGAGCACTGCTCCGTCATCGAGGAGTTCGGTGCTGCCGTCAACAGCAAGCTGTTTGCTACCCAGGGAGGACTGCTTTAGAGGTAGTATGCTAGAGAGGATGAAAAATGTGTGGATAGACAACACACGACAAAAGGATGGATTACAGTATGTTAGATAAGCATTGATAAGAGGCAAGCAGAGTGTAGCTAGTGTGATATTCCGAGATATTGCATGAATAGTACTTGTGGtagtggttgtggttgcgGTTGCGAGTCCAGGACAGAACTGGGGCTTTCTACAACATTACCAAATCAATATCCCTCCTGTAGCAATCTCCGAGGTACTTAGATTGTAGATGATAAATCGACTATACcatatacagtacttgaTTGCCTCGAAGTAGCATCTCCGAGACGCACTAAACCGCTATGTACTAAGGTCGAATGACcgctactacaagtacagcgTGTATATAGCGGGGGGAAGAGGGCGTCAACCGCGGGTTACTTGGTTTGTAATCTGTGTCCATACGGCTCGGATGCTCCACATGTGTTGGAGATTGAGCAGTTCCCGAGACATCACTAGCCCAGCTTTCCGACACCAACAATGACATTGTCGCTACGCTAAAGAGATGCCAACTCCGAGTGGGTACC from Yarrowia lipolytica chromosome 1F, complete sequence carries:
- a CDS encoding uncharacterized protein (Compare to YALI0F16005g, similar to uniprot|Q7S9Y9 Neurospora crassa NCU07929.1 hypothetical protein), with the translated sequence MCLGQYFRNMSSQIGFSCRIHCFFPNPSSLRGSHHSIKTLPPSCPPTLFSPNPHLHEFFTFWHNTHHTPSTPKMTTTRVCIDSSVALKIVRHCQESAPSIVAGQLLGLDVDGELRISHAFAFPQNAAGGNPNSDDGLSLRLKAVAKYQPEMIDHLKEVNVDSNSVGWYQSTVLGRIYNASVIENLAVFQEKNPDSVVLVYDVAGSEVVSDTDPSSTGPQGHTTTTPSGFNLRAFRLSEEYLNVRKSGKFDTATLTENNLTYHDVLVELPVEIKNSNLATLLLYQLGQQYPNSPFAESSFSNLNVSVDPFLEKNIEAIFDSVDDFHYDQGNYNYYQRQMTREQAKITQWQQKRKAENAAREKDGRPALPTDEWKRLFKLPTEPSRQDNLLISAQLNEHCSVIEEFGAAVNSKLFATQGGLL